A genomic window from Lycium barbarum isolate Lr01 chromosome 4, ASM1917538v2, whole genome shotgun sequence includes:
- the LOC132635930 gene encoding eukaryotic initiation factor 4A-2: protein MSGLTPEGSQFDARQFDAKMTELLGTEQQEFFTSYDEVYDSFDAMGLQENLLRGIYAYGFEKPSAIQQRGIVPFCKGLDVIQQAQSGTGKTATFCSGILQQLDYSLVECQALVLAPTRELAQQIEKVMRALGDYLGVKVHACVGGTSVREDQRILQSGVHVVVGTPGRVFDMLRRQSLRPDHIKMFVLDEADEMLSRGFKDQIYDIFQLLPPKIQVGVFSATMPPEALEITRKFMNKPVRILVKRDELTLEGIKQFHVNVEKEEWKLETLCDLYETLAITQSVIFVNTRRKVDWLTDKMRSRDHTVSATHGDMDQNTRDIIMREFRSGSSRVLITTDLLARGIDVQQVSLVINYDLPTQPENYLHRIGRSGRFGRKGVAINFVTKDDERMLFDIQKFYNVVIEELPANVADLL, encoded by the exons ATGTCTGGCTTAACACCGGAAGGTTCTCAGTTTGATGCTCGTCAATTTGATGCCAAAATGACTGAGCT GCTTGGCACTGAACAACAGGAGTTTTTTACATCATATGATGAGGTTTATGACAGTTTCGATGCTATGGGCTTGCAAGAAAACCTTCTTAGGGGCATCTATGCTTATG GTTTTGAGAAGCCATCTGCTATCCAGCAAAGGGGTATTGTTCCTTTTTGCAAGGGTCTTGATGTGATCCAACAGGCACAATCTGGAACGGGAAAGACAGCAACTTTCTGCTCTGGAATTCTCCAGCAGCTTGATTACAGCTTAGTGGAATGTCAGGCCCTGGTTCTGGCTCCAACCCGTGAGCTCGCCCAACAGATTGAGAAGGTTATGCGAGCACTTGGTGACTATCTTGGTGTGAAGGTTCATGCTTGTGTAGGAGGTACCAGTGTCCGTGAGGATCAGCGTATCCTTCAAAGTGGTGTTCATGTGGTGGTCGGTACTCCTGGACGTGTCTTTGACATGTTGCGCAGGCAGTCTCTTCGCCCTGACCACATCAAGATGTTTGTTCTCGATGAAGCTGATGAAATGCTGTCAAGAGGTTTCAAGGATCAG ATTTATGATATTTTCCAACTGCTGCCACCCAAGATTCAAGTTGGTGTTTTCTCTGCCACAATGCCTCCAGAGGCCCTTGAAATTACTAGGAAGTTCATGAACAAGCCTGTGAGGATTCTCGTGAAGCGTGATGAGCTCACTCTTGAAGGTATCAAGCAATTTCATGTCAATGTTGAAAAGGAAGAGTGGAAACTTGAAACTCTTTGCGATCTCTACGAGACCTTAGCCATCACCCAGAGTGTCATCTTTGTGAACACTAGGCGCAAGGTTGATTGGCTAACTGATAAAATGCGCAGCCGTGATCACACAGTGTCTGCAACTCATGGAGACATGGACCAGAACACTAGAGATATCATTATGCGAGAGTTCCGATCTGGGTCATCTCGTGTGCTCATCACTACTGATCTTCTGGCACGTGGTATTGACGTGCAGCAAGTGTCCCTTGTGATTAACTATGACCTACCTACTCAGCCAGAAAACTACCTGCATCGTATTGGTCGTAGTGGACGATTTGGAAGGAAGGGTGTTGCTATCAACTTTGTCACAAAGGATGATGAAAGGATGCTTTTTGACATTCAGAAGTTTTACAATGTTGTGATTGAGGAGCTGCCAGCCAATGTGGCCGATCTCCTTTGA